The Blautia pseudococcoides genome segment ATTGTTGTCCTTCTCCTTTCCGTTCTTCCTGCAGAATTTCTTCCAGATTATAATGCTTCAGATTCTCAACCGTATTAAAAATATGCCTCGCCGCCACCTGTTCCGCTAAATCTGCATCCTTATTTTTTATGGCTTCCAATATTTCTGTGTGCTCGTTGCCTGATTTATTCAGGCGCATACGGTTCATGATGGATACCTGCCGCACACGCTGTACATACTGATGGAAATCAGACAGTGTGTGGGAAAGCATCCGGCTGCCGGAGGCTTCATAGAGAAGCTTGTGGAATTTGCCGTCCATCTCACAGACTTGCTCATAATGTTCTTTTTTCGCGTGGTAGTCTGACAATACGATGGCTTCCTCCATGGCTTCTAACTGTTCCGGTGTTATATTTTCCACGGCCATCCGGGCACAGAGCCCTTCCAGCCGGGAACGGATCAAATAAATATCCGTTACATCCCTTGCGGATATTCCGTTGACAAAGGCTCCTTTGTTTGGCACCAGGCGCACCAGCCCCTCCAGTTCAAGCTGTCTAATGGCTTCCCGCACCGGAGTTCTGCTGACTCCCAGTTCTTTTCCA includes the following:
- a CDS encoding GntR family transcriptional regulator, which encodes MAVREKSLRGQVFDKIRSDILKGHYQQGDELVECTIGKELGVSRTPVREAIRQLELEGLVRLVPNKGAFVNGISARDVTDIYLIRSRLEGLCARMAVENITPEQLEAMEEAIVLSDYHAKKEHYEQVCEMDGKFHKLLYEASGSRMLSHTLSDFHQYVQRVRQVSIMNRMRLNKSGNEHTEILEAIKNKDADLAEQVAARHIFNTVENLKHYNLEEILQEERKGEGQQWKELK